A DNA window from Hevea brasiliensis isolate MT/VB/25A 57/8 chromosome 2, ASM3005281v1, whole genome shotgun sequence contains the following coding sequences:
- the LOC131175360 gene encoding phospholipase A1 PLIP2, chloroplastic-like: MDTLCLKTGIHGTVPSISVSGSLETRSNASQVSAVAREKSTTVAAAPHQKAASRFSFRYPLRSLWPGGDQSNRYKGIAVDDAVLIDNGETKSGAGEDADTRTMGSSERKNGNWVLKILHLRSLRKVEEEEEQGISGGEGSIEQGSDVALNDGVNNKEEEECDVCRVEDDDEKQIEFDRDSFSRLLRKVSLAEAKLYLQMSYLGNLAYSIPKIKAGNLLKKYRGFQFVTSSIEKRELAMKAEKVQVSAEDQEAEKGRSEKEAEGTEQKNNGHRISASTAYQIAASAASYLHSHAKSILPFKSSKAETGKDLPKGDYGDNENLNMLNTEMASLMATTDSVTAVVAAKEEVKQAVADDLSSTCSSPCEWFICDDDQGTRFFVIQGSESLASWQANLLFEPVQFEGLDVLVHRGIYEAAKGIYEHMLPEVHAHLKSCGRQATLRFTGHSLGGSLALLVNLMLLIRGDVPTSSLLPVITFGAPSIMCGGDYLLRKLGLPRSHVQAITMHRDIVPRAFSCNYPNHVAELLKAVNGNFRNHPCLNNQKLLYAPMGELLILQPDEKFSPHHHLLPSGSGLYFLTCPLSDDYDAEKLLWAAQTLFLNSPHPLEILSDRSAYGFEGTIKRDHDMNSYLKSVRSVIRQELNCIRKARREHRRKYWWSLLAPRGSSGGVVVERPVVSVNMGQNQFNFSCVIRNGRESLKRFSRLVASQHMHLLVVLLFPARLLFLGEYSVVNLH; encoded by the exons ATGGATACTCTTTGTTTAAAAACAGGAATCCATGGTACTGTTCCATCGATTTCCGTAAGTGGGTCCTTGGAGACCCGTTCCAATGCATCTCAGGTGAGTGCGGTGGCTCGGGAGAAATCCACCACCGTGGCTGCCGCTCCACATCAGAAAGCCGCGTCCAGGTTCTCTTTTAGATACCCTTTGCGTTCTTTGTGGCCCGGTGGAGATCAAAGTAATAGGTATAAAGGGATAGCTGTTGATGATGCCGTCTTGATTGATAATGGAGAGACGAAAAGTGGTGCCGGGGAAGATGCCGATACTAGAACAATGGGCTCGTCTGAACGAAAAAATGGGAACTGGGTGTTAAAGATTTTGCACCTGAGGTCCCTCAGGAaggtggaggaggaggaggaacagGGGATCAGTGGTGGTGAAGGATCAATTGAACAAGGTAGTGATGTTGCTTTGAATGATGGCGTTAATAACAAGGAAGAGGAAGAGTGTGATGTGTGTAGAGTTGAGGATGATGACGAAAAACAAATTGAATTTGATAGGGATTCGTTTTCGAGGTTGCTACGGAAGGTGTCATTAGCTGAAGCCAAGCTATACTTGCAAATGTCGTATCTGGGAAACTTGGCCTATTCCATACCCAAAATCAAG GCAGGAAATCTCTTAAAAAAATACCGTGGCTTCCAGTTTGTGACTTCATCAATAGAGAAAAGAGAATTGGCGATGAAAGCAGAGAAAGTTCAGGTGTCAGCTGAAGATCAAGAAGCAGAGAAAGGGCGTTCAGAGAAGGAGGCAGAGGGCACAGAACAAAAGAATAATGGCCATCGTATAAGTGCCTCCACTGCTTATCAGATAGCTGCCTCTGCTGCTTCTTATCTTCACTCTCATGCCAAAAGCATACTTCCATTCAAATCCTCAAAGGCTGAGACTGGTAAAGATTTGCCTAAAGGAGACTATGGAGACAATGAGAATCTCAATATGTTAAACACAGAGATGGCTTCTCTCATGGCAACCACTGACTCAGTGACAGCTGTGGTTGCTGCAAAAGAGGAAGTAAAGCAGGCTGTTGCGGATGATTTGAGTTCAACATGTTCTTCGCCATGTGAATGGTTTATATGCGATGATGATCAGGGTACAAGATTCTTTGTGATTCAG GGATCTGAATCACTGGCATCTTGGCAAGCAAATCTACTTTTTGAGCCTGTTCAGTTTGAG GGACTGGATGTGCTTGTGCATAGAGGTATTTATGAGGCTGCAAAAGGTATATATGAACATATGTTGCCTGAAGTCCATGCTCATCTAAAGTCTTGTGGGAGACAGGCAACCCTTCGTTTCACAGGGCATTCTCTTGGTGGGAGCTTGGCTCTTCTTGTAAATCTCATGTTGTTGATAAGAGGGGATGTCCCAACATCATCCTTACTTCCAGTGATAACATTTGGTGCACCCTCAATCATGTGTGGTGGTGACTATCTACTTCGCAAGCTTGGGCTACCACGAAGTCATGTTCAGGCAATTACAATGCATAGAGATATTGTACCCCGTGCCTTCTCTTGCAATTACCCTAATCATGTTGCAGAGCTTCTGAAGGCTGTTAATGGGAACTTCAGAAATCATCCTTGTCTTAATAACCAG AAGCTACTATATGCTCCAATGGGGGAGCTTCTGATTCTACAGCCGGATGAGAAATTCTCACCTCACCATCATCTGCTTCCATCAGGCAGTGGTCTATATTTCCTAACCTGTCCATTGTCTGACGATTATGACGCAGAGAAGCTGCTCTGGGCTGCACAGACTTTGTTCTTAAACTCACCACACCCACTTGAGATTCTAAGTGATCGCTCAGCTTATGGTTTTGAAGGAACCATTAAAAGGGATCACGACATGAATTCTTACCTGAAATCTGTGCGCAGTGTAATTCGGCAAGAGTTAAACTGCATAAGAAAAGCGAGGAGAGAGCATCGTCGCAAATACTGGTGGTCCCTTCTGGCACCACGTGGCAGCAGTGGTGGTGTCGTCGTGGAGAGGCCTGTGGTATCTGTCAACATGGGCCAAAACCAATTCAATTTCTCCTGCGTCATACGGAATGGGAGAGAATCCTTGAAACGGTTCAGCAGGCTTGTTGCATCACAACACATGCATTTGCTTGTGGTTCTTTTGTTTCCTGCAAGACTGCTATTTCTGGGAGAATATAGCGTTGTCAATTTGCATTGA